Proteins encoded by one window of Haematobia irritans isolate KBUSLIRL chromosome 2, ASM5000362v1, whole genome shotgun sequence:
- the NimC3 gene encoding nimrod C3, with the protein MYGTLVIISLLLHINQLLYYGLALTITTGHCFKNVTTKYQVPVSKTRLSLDTNKMEYYVEMEDRLRVDTVRMCCPGYRTIIFGLCEPICSSKCPPHSYCSEPEKCQCMRGYEESHNHHVRSITPNASQHLECRPICSGGCLTPHTHCVGHNHCACRPGYKDISSWFAPVQCERIQCPGDQLYDVHQRKCVRVELDLEQLMQKVGRKLAKGLNDLQYDDDEDDDISVSFKGD; encoded by the coding sequence ATGTATGGCACTTTGGTAATTATTTCTTTGTTGCTACACATCAATCAGCTGTTGTATTACGGATTGGCTTTGACCATAACGACGGGTCATTGTTTCAAGAATGTCACCACAAAGTATCAGGTACCGGTAAGCAAGACTCGTCTCAGTTTGGATACCAATAAAATGGAATACTATGTGGAAATGGAAGATCGTTTAAGAGTCGATACGGTACGCATGTGTTGTCCCGGCTATAGGACCATAATTTTTGGCCTTTGTGAACCCATATGCAGTAGTAAATGTCCGCCGCATAGTTATTGCTCTGAACCGGAGAAATGTCAATGCATGCGAGGCTATGAGGAATCACACAATCATCATGTGCGCTCTATAACCCCAAATGCATCACAGCATCTGGAATGTCGTCCTATATGTTCGGGAGGCtgtctaacaccacatacccacTGTGTGGGTCATAATCATTGTGCTTGTCGTCCAGGCTATAAGGATATTAGCTCTTGGTTTGCTCCAGTCCAGTGTGAACGTATCCAGTGCCCTGGTGATCAACTCTATGATGTCCACCAGCGTAAATGTGTTCGTGTTGAATTGGATTTGGAGCAATTAATGCAAAAGGTGGGCCGAAAATTGGCCAAAGGTCTAAATGATTTGCAATATGACgatgatgaagatgatgatATCAGTGTTAGTTTTAAAGGAGACTAA